One Anthonomus grandis grandis chromosome 12, icAntGran1.3, whole genome shotgun sequence DNA window includes the following coding sequences:
- the LOC126742778 gene encoding NAD-dependent L-serine dehydrogenase yields the protein MFRNTVRVYFLRVERNFSQNRQNSNVAFLGCGQMGARMVNNLIKHGKKPKIYDVVPSAIQNIQGATPCSTPEETVEGADIIITMLPNGQIVKDTIMGDKGVLKNIRKNALLLDCSTTGPQVARKLNEAAQAANVRFLDAPVSGGVVGAQAGTLCFMVGGNEKDCKEVEPVLLHMGSKVHFCGASGAGQITKLCNNLILGVTMIGTCEAMNLGIKLGLDPKLLTDVVNVSTGRSWSSDTYNPVPGVMENVPAARDYEGGFSCELIAKDLGLAGDAALSINAPVPLTALTHQIFRTLMTYNLGKKDFSVVYKYFKGEALKNN from the exons ATGTTCAGAAATACTGTTAGGGTTTATTTTTTGAGGGTGGAACGAAATTTTTCACAGA ATAGACAAAACAGCAATGTAGCCTTCCTCGGTTGTGGTCAAATGGGGGCCCGTATGGTCAACAATCTGATCAAGCACGGAAAGAAACCAAAGATTTACGATGTGGTGCCATCGGCTATCCAAAATATTCAAG GAGCCACTCCATGTTCAACCCCCGAAGAAACGGTAGAGGGAGCCGATATTATTATCACTATGCTACCCAACGGGCAAATCGTTAAAGACACCATTATGGGCGACAAAGGTGTTTTGAAGAATATTCGGAAGAATGCTTTGTTGTTGGATTGTTCAACTACTGGACCACAg GTTGCAAGAAAACTAAACGAAGCAGCCCAAGCAGCAAACGTGAGATTCCTGGACGCCCCAGTATCCGGAGGTGTAGTCGGTGCCCAAGCCGGCACTCTTTGTTTCATGGTGGGAGGAAACGAAAAAGACTGTAAAGAAGTCGAACCCGTTTTGTTACATATGGGCTCGAAAGTTCATTTCTGCGGTGCTTCCGGAGCCGGACAGATCACTAAactttgtaataatttaattttag gtgtAACAATGATTGGTACATGCGAAGCTATGAACTTGGGAATCAAACTTGGACTGGACCCTAAATTACTTACGGATGTTGTAAATGTTTCGACCGGTAGATCGTGGTCCTCCGATACGTACAATCCGGTGCCTGGTGTTATGGAAAACGTACCAGCTGCTAGGGATTATGAAGGAGGGTTTTCTTGCGAACTTATTGCTAAAGATTTAG gtttagcAGGTGATGCAGCTTTAAGCATAAACGCACCAGTACCACTGACTGCCCTAACGCACCAAATATTCAGAACTTTGATGACTTACAATTTAGGGAAAAAAGATTTCAGTGTAGTATATAAATACTTCAAAGGTGAAGCCCTTAAGAATAATTGA